CAATGTATCCACTTCTCTGGCAGAGCAACTCCTTACTTATAAATTCACAACAGGTAAACATAGTTTTGACTTCCTTGCAGGGTTAACATTCCAGAAAACCACTGAAGACGGGTTCCGTGCAAAAACTTTTGATTTCAGGAATGAAGCGGAAGCCTTCCGATATCTTCAGAATGCTGCAGATACTTATAAAGAAGCAGAAAGTTATAAATACAGGAGTGCTTTAACTTCTTATCTGGCAAGAGTAAATTATGACTATGCCGGGAAATATATGATCAGCTTATTGGGAAGGAGAGATGGAACATCTTTAGTCTCTAAAGAAAAACATTTTTCTGATTATTATTCCATTTCAGGAGCATGGATGGTTTCCAAAGAAAATTTCATGAAAGATATTGTATGGCTATCCAACCTGAAATTAAGAGGAAGTCATGGTATTTTAGGAAACCTTGGCGGCGTTTCTTATCAGGCAGTAAATCCGCAGATGATTCGTGATAATAACATTATTTTCGGCCAGGATCCATCACAGAATATTGCTTATTATGCGAGGACAAGACCCAATTCGGATTTAAAATGGGGAAAATCAGAACAAACCAACTTTGGGGTGGATGCTTCCTTCTTCCGCAACAGGCTTTCTATGCAATTTGATTACTTCGTGAAGAAATCAACCGATCAGATCTTTAATGTCAACCTTCAAAGTACAGCAACCTATGTAGATCAGTATGTAAATGCAGGACTATTCGAGGATAAAGGATATGAAGTAGGAATTAATTTTAACGGTAAAAATACCGGAGATTTTACCTATTCCATTGGAGCAACATTGAGTCAACTAAAAAATACGGTGAAGCAATTAGCTGATGTAGATGAGATCTTTATCAACAGTAATAACGTACGTGGGGTCTTGAAACCTACCCGTGTAAAGGTGGGAGAGTCTCTTTATTCTTATTATGGATATAAAACCGATGGGATTTTTCAGAGCCAGGCAGAAATCAACAATTATAAAGATGCTAATGGAAATCTTATTCAGCCTAATGCTAAGCCTGGAGATATTAAATTCCTGAAAAAAGAAGGCAATACAGGAGCATTGAATAATAATGATTTTGTAAACCTTGGAAATCCATACCCTAAGTTCTCCTACGGATTATCTTACAACATGACCTGGAAGAACTTTGATCTTAATTTATTCTTCCAGGGTGTATATGGAAACAAAATATTCAACGGATTGAAATTTATTTCTTTAAACCCAGGGGGAACAGGACAGAATTATAACATGGACAGAGACATTCTGAATGCATGGACTCCTCAGAACACCAATACCAATATTCCAAGAGTGGTACAGGGCGATCCAAGTGGTAATTACTCTAAAGTATCGGATTTCTATGTGGAAGACGGTTCTTATTTGAGGCTTAAAAACCTAACGGTTGGATATTCATTACCAAAAGAACTTTATAAGAAACTTGATGTGAATAAAATCAGAGTGTATGTGACCAGCAATAACCTGTTCACCATTACTAAATATACAGGCTTTGATCCTGAAGTAGGAATGGAGGGCTATGGTGTAGATACCGGAAGATATCCTCAGGCCCGTTCATTTATTTTCGGATTGGAAGTCGGGTTTTAATCTAAAAACAAATTTAAAAGTAAAAAGATGAAGATTTTCAATACAATAATTTTAATAACAGGGCTGTCTGCATCAGTATTATCATGTACCAATGAACTGAATATAGAGCCGGAAGGTACTCCAACTGAAGCTAACTTCTGGAAAAGCGAAAATGACTTGATTACCGGAGCTAATGCAATGTATAAACCGCTTTCTGACAGCGAATTTTATGGAAGAGGCTTTTTCTGGTTTATTAATGCCAGTGATGATATGGTAACAGGAAGATCAAAAAGTGAGGCAGATAATGTGAAGAATTTTAGCAGTAATTATATTGCTGCCGGAGATCTGGAAACCCAATGGAACAAAAGATATACAGTAATTGGTGTTGCGAATCGTGTTATCCGTAATATTGATAATATTCAGACTTCACAAGCTATCAAAAATAAGTATCTGGGAGAAGCTTTGTTTATGAGCAGCAGAATGTATTTTGAAATGGCTTACAGTTATGGAAATGAAAAAGCCGGTATTCCAATTATAGACCGTACGAAAGAACCGGATCCTAACCCAATTCCAAGAGCAGCCAATGTCATGGAAAATTACAATTATATTGTAAATGACCTGAAAAAAGCAGCAGAATTACTGCCTAGCCAGGAAGAACTTCCAACCAAAGATTATGGAAGACCTCATAAAGCCGCAGCTTGGGCATTGCTGGCAAAAGTATATCTGTTTATGAAAGATTGGAAGAATGCAGAATATTGGGCGAATGAAGTAATGACTAAAGGAAACAGAAATTTACTGAATAATTTTGGCGATGTTTTTAAAGCTGAAAACAATTACAGTTCAGAATATATTTGGTCAGTCCCAAGTACTACTAAATTTAATGGAGTAGGAAGTATCCTTCCGGGGGTAATGTTAGAAAACAAAGGTTGGGGAAAATATAATGGTTGGGGATACTTCCAGCCCACAAAAGAGCTGTATGATGAATATGAAACCGGAGACCTTAGACGAAGTGTAACCATTCTTAAAGAAGGAGATCAGTTTACTTTTGATGGAGCGGTAAGAACATATGCTACCTCAAACTCCCTTACAAAAGCCCAGTTTAACAAATATATGGATGCTTTCAAATACCCATTTAAAGAAGGGCACGTAAATGCTAATGGAGATTATCCTTGTACAGACCTTGCAGTTCCTATTATGCGTTATGCTGAGGTAATTCTTATTAAAGCGGAAGCATTGCTTATGCAAAATAAACCTGCAGATCAGGAAATCAATATGATCAGAAAACGCGCTGGTCTTACTTCTAAAAGCGGTTGTACAATGGCAGACCTGAAACATGAAAGACGCTGCGAGCTTGCCGGTGAATGGGCTGACAGACACAGAGACCTTGTCCGTTGGGGAGATGCACAGGCAACCTATGCTAAACCACTTCATGGAATGGATGGAAAAGAAGCTTGGGCTGCAAGAAACTTTAACCCGGCAATCCATAATGTTTGGGCGGTGCCGCAGGTTGAGATTGTAAACAGCCACGGCGTTATTAAGCAAAACGAAGGTTGGTAAAATTTTAGTCATATATATTATCACTATATCATTGCAGAAATTCTGTGATGATATAGTCTTTTTAAAAAGGAAGGTGAAAGATTCCATCTGACGTATAAAAACAATACAATAAACGAATGAAACTATCAAAAATATTGGGTTTACTTGCTCTTGCTGTTTTCTCTGAAAACCAAGCACAGAATTATTTGAATTATAATGTAGGAAATGCCCATTCTCATAATGATTATATGCAGGAAATCCCTTTTTGGCAAGCGTATTATGCCAATTTCGGGTCTATTGAAGCAGATGTTTTTCTGGTGAAAGGAAAGCTTTGGGTGGCCCATACGGAAAAGGAACTTTCTGCAGACAGAACGTTGGAGAATCTTTATCTGGACAATATTTCAAAGCAGATCAAACTGAACAAAGGAAATATCTATAAGGATACCACTAAAAAGCTACAATTGTTGATCGATATTAAACAGGATTATAAGACAACCCTGAGCGCTTTGGTCAATACATTGAAAAAATATCCTGAAATTACGGGTAATTCTGGAGTGAAAATAGTGATTACAGGTGGAAGACCTCAGCCAGGTGATTTTAAAAACTATCCCAATTATCTTTATTTTGATGGAGATCTGAATAAAGATTATTCTACCGATCAGTTAAAAAGAGTGGGAATGTTCAGTGCAGATTTGCCAGAACTGGTAAAATGGAACGGAAAAGGAATTCCGAGATACGAAGAAACGGAGAAAATCAAAAAGGCTGTAGATAAGGCCCATGCTCAACAGAAACCGATGCGTTTCTATGGAGCTCCTGATTTTCCTAATGCCTGGGTAAATCTGATGGATATGGGAGTAGATTATATCAATACCGATCATATTCCGGATTTAAAAAAGTTTATGAATACCATTCCAAGGAATTTCTATAAAAATACCAAAGAATATGCTGCTTATGCACCAACTTATAAAACAGATGGAATCAGTAAAAAAGTAAAAAATGTAATTCTTTTAATTCCGGATGGAACTTCCTTACCTCAATATTATGCAGCTTTTACAGCTAATAAAGGAAAGCTGAATGTTTTCAATATGAGATCTACAGGTTTATCCAAGACCAATTCATCGAACGCCTATATTACTGATTCAGCACCAGGTTCTACCGCCTTTTCTACAGGAGTAAAAACAAAAAATACATTTGTTGGGGTAGATGGAACAGGTAAATCTCTGGCCCAAATTCCAGATATTATTGCTGCAAAAGGGTTAGTATCCGGATTGATCTCTACCGGCGATGTAACCGATGCAACACCAGCGGATTTCTATGCTCATTCTGATAACAGAAATAGTTCTGAACCTATTCTAAAAGATTTTGCAACCTCCAAAACAAAAATTCTGATTGGTGGCCCTACGAGCGGATTGACACCGGAAACAGAAAAGAAATTGAAAGAAGCAAAAGTAGATTTATACCATAGTCTTACATCAGCTGAAAAAATAAACAACAGAACACTGATTATTGATCCTTTGGCTTCACAACGAGTAACAAGCGGAAGAGGAAACTGGTTAGCAGATGCTTTTGATCTTACCTTAAATGACCTGAAGAATAATAAAAAAGGATTCTTTATGATGGTGGAAGCTTCCCAAACTGATGGCGGCGGACACAGCAACAATATAGAACAATTGGTTACGGAGTTACTGGACTTCGATCATGTAGTAGGAAAAGCAATGAAATTTGCTGATGAAAATAAAGAAACTTTAGTAGTCGTAGTGGGAGATCATGAAACCGGTGGTTTAACACTTTTAGATGGAAGCCTGAAAGAGGGTTGGGTATTCGGAAATTTTAGTACCAACGACCATACTTCTATTCCGTCAAGTGTTTTTGCCTATGGCCCGAATTCCAAAGAGTTCACAGGATTATTTGAAAATACAGAAATTTTCAACAAAATCATGGCTGCTTATGGCATTGAAAAATAGCTGAATCCAATCAACTTCTATTCTTAATAAAAAAGTAGTCTCTATCTGATAAAGACTACTTTTTATTTGTTGTCAATATCACGACATTAAAAAAAAACACCCAATGATAACTGCTAGATTTTCAAGGTTTTAGTGTGCTTATTTTATTTCCCACAGATTACACATATTTACGCAGATACTTCCGGATAAGAAAATTATAGTATTGATTTTTATGGCCAACAAATAATCTGCGTTATCTGCTCAATCTGCGAGAGTAAAAAAGCTGCCTCAGCAAAGAGGCAGCTTCAAGACTACAATTTATATTTAACGATACTAAAAATTCGTTTTTACAATCAGTTCTGCCAGTTCAGCATTCACAAAATCCATAGGCATTATCCCATACGATCCTTTTGTATTGCTTTGGAAGAACGTTTTAAGTTTCGGATTGATAGCGTTGGAAACCGTAGGAATACTAGGAATTCCGAATATCCCCGGTTTATAACCACTGGTGAAATTGATGAAAAGCTTGTCGCTATTGCTGTTTTTAGCTTCATTGAAGAGATTGGAAATTCCGTTCCATTTATCATCATTATTGGTAACCTTATAGTAATCCTGAACCTTCAGCTGAGCTCCCGGATTATTGATTTCAAAGGTTGTGTTATCTGCCCATGAAGTAGCATTAATACCTTTAGCGGTGTTGGCTGAAAACCTTCTTAAGAGTCTGATCTTTCCTCTTACCTCTCCAAGAGTAGGAATCGTAGTTCCAAGATTCCATTTTGAAGGATTTTTCTGAATATATGAATCAAAAGTACTTTCAAAACTTCTTGTTGTGTTGGAGGCGTCATGTTCTTCTTTTACAGACATGATGATGGTTTCCGACGGATGACTTTCAAGGAATGAATAACAAGCATTAAGGACATCATCAAAATTTAAATTCTGATAAATAGCACCATGATGAATCGTAAATGAATTATCAATATGTCTGCAACGGATATCCAGGAATCGAACTCCTGCATTCAGCTGCTCAGCAATACTGAGGTTTTGTGTTTTCGCCGTACCTGTTACTACAGGAGCATCTATACGCGCTCCGGAATCATGAGTTCCGGGAATAGAGATTTTTGAAATTGAAATATTATCCTGCAGGCCAGCCATCCAGCTGTTCATTTCCACAGGAACGGCTGATGCCATTTTGTAATTTGCTTTATTAAGAGAGGTAAGACCTGTGTCATTAGAATCTCTTTCTGCCATATCTTCCGAGCATGAGTAGAATACAGCTGCAGTTGCAATACTAAGTGTAAAAATTTTTACATATTTGATTGGGCGCTTGAACATAGTTTATATTTTAATTGTAGCTAAAATTAAGAATATGTCAAGCAATGAGGAGTTAACTTAGTTTTAAGAGATGATTAAGTTGTTGTGTAGAGACAGGAAGTTAGGAGTTAGAAGAAAGAAATACTTTGAGTCAGGGGTAGATCAACTCCAGCTTCCATCATCCCTCTCCTACTTAAAACACAAAATCTTCTTTCATTCCCGGAATTTTGAATCTATGTTCTCCCATTTTGAAATTATCCATTGTAATAAGAGGCTGAATTTTATGGATAAACTCCTTATGAATATTTTCTGGTACTTTTACCTCATCATCACATGAGGAGTACTCTCTGTCTACAATGACTTTTCCGGTAGAAAAATTAATTTCATTGGTAAAATCAAATTCACAGGTGTCATTAAAATTATCAAAGGAACCAATCAGGTAAAAATCACCGTTCTGAAATCTGAAGGTATGTTTGTTAACCTGAGTATGCCTTGAATTGGAGAAAAAACTTTGTTCTACAATTAGGCAGTTATTTTTTATCTGAATGTTAAGAATATTATCATCTGGGTAAAAGCCTAATCCACTTGAATAGAGTAGAGAGGAATTCTCTTTCCAAATTTTAGCTTGTCCCTGTTCATTTTTCAGGATATAGAAAACTCTTTGATAATCTTTTTTCCCGGGTGCCCTTTCATAGTCAGATGCCGTTTTATCTGTATCAAATACAATAATCGTTTCTTCTTTTCCGTCTTTATCCAAATCTCCTTTGATCTCAGTAACTTTTTTGTAACCTTTTGGAACGGAGAAATTTTTCAGATTTTGAGCATATGATAGAGTAGCCAGTAGGATGAAAATAAAAGAAAATATCTTTTTCATTGGGCATAATATTCAGAAATTATAATCCGGTATCCTCTTTTACGATCAGTTTAGATTCGTCCAAGCTGCTTAGATTACCCTTTATTGATTTGTATATTCCAGTAATATCGGTTTCTTTCCCTTTGGCATCAGTTACGGTAACTCCAGTGGAATAAGATGCGTCTTCTGCATAGTAAGATTTGTATACCTGATATTGATAACCATTATGAGAAAATGACAGATAATGAAGTTCCATTCCGGCATTCTGTTTCCCTCCGCCTCTCATATAAGACCTGTAGCTGAATTGTTTCCAGCTATCCTTGGTTTTTGTTGACGGGAACTCCATTTCTACTTTATTTTTGTTTCCGAAACGATATTGGATGTATTCATCTTTTTTATCCTTTACCAATGCCATTTTCTTTCCATTTTTTGTTTCAAAAGAATAGATGATTTCTTCATTGGGTAAAAGATATTGTGCCCAAATTGACAACGGAAGTGCCAAGGCAAACAAGACCAGTAATTTTTTCATGATTGGGTGTAGTTTATAGTTGATGCAGTAACTTGAGAATGCTCAATGATTCATTCTCAAATTACCGCATTTTAGATTTTCAAATTATTTCGTCATTATATCGGCAAGATCTTCCCAGAACATCGGATAAGATTTTTCCACAACCTCTTCATCTTCAATAGTAAGCTTTCCAATGAGGCAGTAAGGCGCAAAGCTCATAGCCATTCTATGATCTTGGTATGTTTTAATTGAAATATGTGCTTCAGGCTCTCCGAAACTTACAGACTCAATGGTTAAATCAGTAATTTTTGTTTCAGTGCCGAGCTTTTTCAGTTCATTATATAGAGCCTGCAATCTATCAGTTTCTTTTACTCTTAACGTTCCTAATCCTGAAATTTCAAAAGGAATTTTCAGAGCTGCAGCAGTTACACAAAGGGTTTGTGCAATATCTGGACAGTTGTTCATATCCAGAACAATTTTTTCAGGGAAAGTAAAATCAGGCTGAGGTTCTAAAGTCAGTTTGTGCTCCGCTTCAGAATAGGTTGTTTTAATTCCGAAGAAATCCTCATAGATTTTTGCAATGGCAGAATCTCCTTGTGTAGATTCTTTGTAAAAACTTTTTAAATGAATAGTTTCTCTTCCCAATGCACAGATCGAGTAGAAGTAGGAGGCCGAACTCCAGTCACTTTCCACTTCATAACTTTTGAGAGAAGCTTCATCATTTGGAGTGAAGGGTTCTACCTTAATCGTATTTCCTTCAAAACTGTTTGTAATTCCGAATCTTGTAAGAATATCAAGGGTCATTTCAATATAAGACCTTGAAGTCACTTCACCCACAAGGTGAATCTCCAATCCGTTTTCAAGTTTTCCTGCAATAAGTAGCAGGGAAGTAATAAACTGGCTGGAAATATTAGCCGGAACATTTACAGAAGTCTGTGTAATCTTTTTTCCTGTAATTTTTAAAGGCGGAAAACCTTCGTTTTCCATATATTCAATTTCAGCACCAAGATCTTTCAAGGCACTTACCAGATTTTTAATAGGTCTTTCCTTCATTCTTCCGGAACCGGTAAGAATCGTGGTTTTTCCTTCCTGAATAGAGTAGTAGGACGTAAGAAAACGCATGGCTGTTCCTGCATGGTGAATGTCCACTACTTCTTTAACTTCAGACAAGGCTTTTTTCAGCAATTGGGTATCCTGAGAATTGGATAAATTCCCGATTTTTATATTACTAAACAGGCTTTCCAGAATCAATAAACGATTCGAAATACTTTTCGAACCGCTGATCTGTACTGTTTTATTTCCTATTAATGTTGATTTTTCTAGCTTCTTCATTATTTCTTCATATTTCAATCCTGGTCACATACTTTAAATACCTTCCTATATATCAGAAGTATGTGACCAGGAATCTTATTTTAATTTTTCATTATTCTGATGCCGTTCCTTATCGCGGTCAGTTTTGATCTTCATTTTTTTATCAAAAGCATCTTGC
This Chryseobacterium sp. G0162 DNA region includes the following protein-coding sequences:
- a CDS encoding SusC/RagA family TonB-linked outer membrane protein, which codes for MNVFKIPVSVTYLTGRVLLIGAISASPMFLSQKKDSLKEKSIDEIVVVGYGTQKKSKVSGAVSEASLDKLTSRSLSGVGEVLQGKAPGVTVVNEGGDPNGSPKVNIRGLGGVNGESPLYVVDGVVFNGTPAINPNDIQDISVLKDASAAIYGARSSGGVILITTKRGKKGTLTVDFDVKYGINQAWRLKKSLNAAEFQDVMRQAYENAGKLSNLPLAFNADQYADGRITRTDWMKEIFRTGTIQEYNVNLSGGGDKSKFFVGMNHRSLEGILLNTQAKRYNFRVNSEHKVKDWLTIGENMYYNYSDGNTANTRNGYTGALVAAMYYPPNVPVYTPSGAFSGLPIDVAGGYGDMINPVAYLKRISIQNPTHEILINPYIEIALAKDLKFRSNFAQTFRIGNVKEFTSRVLEVGKIFDTNSLEYQNNNVSTSLAEQLLTYKFTTGKHSFDFLAGLTFQKTTEDGFRAKTFDFRNEAEAFRYLQNAADTYKEAESYKYRSALTSYLARVNYDYAGKYMISLLGRRDGTSLVSKEKHFSDYYSISGAWMVSKENFMKDIVWLSNLKLRGSHGILGNLGGVSYQAVNPQMIRDNNIIFGQDPSQNIAYYARTRPNSDLKWGKSEQTNFGVDASFFRNRLSMQFDYFVKKSTDQIFNVNLQSTATYVDQYVNAGLFEDKGYEVGINFNGKNTGDFTYSIGATLSQLKNTVKQLADVDEIFINSNNVRGVLKPTRVKVGESLYSYYGYKTDGIFQSQAEINNYKDANGNLIQPNAKPGDIKFLKKEGNTGALNNNDFVNLGNPYPKFSYGLSYNMTWKNFDLNLFFQGVYGNKIFNGLKFISLNPGGTGQNYNMDRDILNAWTPQNTNTNIPRVVQGDPSGNYSKVSDFYVEDGSYLRLKNLTVGYSLPKELYKKLDVNKIRVYVTSNNLFTITKYTGFDPEVGMEGYGVDTGRYPQARSFIFGLEVGF
- a CDS encoding alkaline phosphatase, which encodes MKLSKILGLLALAVFSENQAQNYLNYNVGNAHSHNDYMQEIPFWQAYYANFGSIEADVFLVKGKLWVAHTEKELSADRTLENLYLDNISKQIKLNKGNIYKDTTKKLQLLIDIKQDYKTTLSALVNTLKKYPEITGNSGVKIVITGGRPQPGDFKNYPNYLYFDGDLNKDYSTDQLKRVGMFSADLPELVKWNGKGIPRYEETEKIKKAVDKAHAQQKPMRFYGAPDFPNAWVNLMDMGVDYINTDHIPDLKKFMNTIPRNFYKNTKEYAAYAPTYKTDGISKKVKNVILLIPDGTSLPQYYAAFTANKGKLNVFNMRSTGLSKTNSSNAYITDSAPGSTAFSTGVKTKNTFVGVDGTGKSLAQIPDIIAAKGLVSGLISTGDVTDATPADFYAHSDNRNSSEPILKDFATSKTKILIGGPTSGLTPETEKKLKEAKVDLYHSLTSAEKINNRTLIIDPLASQRVTSGRGNWLADAFDLTLNDLKNNKKGFFMMVEASQTDGGGHSNNIEQLVTELLDFDHVVGKAMKFADENKETLVVVVGDHETGGLTLLDGSLKEGWVFGNFSTNDHTSIPSSVFAYGPNSKEFTGLFENTEIFNKIMAAYGIEK
- a CDS encoding RagB/SusD family nutrient uptake outer membrane protein gives rise to the protein MKIFNTIILITGLSASVLSCTNELNIEPEGTPTEANFWKSENDLITGANAMYKPLSDSEFYGRGFFWFINASDDMVTGRSKSEADNVKNFSSNYIAAGDLETQWNKRYTVIGVANRVIRNIDNIQTSQAIKNKYLGEALFMSSRMYFEMAYSYGNEKAGIPIIDRTKEPDPNPIPRAANVMENYNYIVNDLKKAAELLPSQEELPTKDYGRPHKAAAWALLAKVYLFMKDWKNAEYWANEVMTKGNRNLLNNFGDVFKAENNYSSEYIWSVPSTTKFNGVGSILPGVMLENKGWGKYNGWGYFQPTKELYDEYETGDLRRSVTILKEGDQFTFDGAVRTYATSNSLTKAQFNKYMDAFKYPFKEGHVNANGDYPCTDLAVPIMRYAEVILIKAEALLMQNKPADQEINMIRKRAGLTSKSGCTMADLKHERRCELAGEWADRHRDLVRWGDAQATYAKPLHGMDGKEAWAARNFNPAIHNVWAVPQVEIVNSHGVIKQNEGW
- a CDS encoding phosphatidylinositol-specific phospholipase C, giving the protein MFKRPIKYVKIFTLSIATAAVFYSCSEDMAERDSNDTGLTSLNKANYKMASAVPVEMNSWMAGLQDNISISKISIPGTHDSGARIDAPVVTGTAKTQNLSIAEQLNAGVRFLDIRCRHIDNSFTIHHGAIYQNLNFDDVLNACYSFLESHPSETIIMSVKEEHDASNTTRSFESTFDSYIQKNPSKWNLGTTIPTLGEVRGKIRLLRRFSANTAKGINATSWADNTTFEINNPGAQLKVQDYYKVTNNDDKWNGISNLFNEAKNSNSDKLFINFTSGYKPGIFGIPSIPTVSNAINPKLKTFFQSNTKGSYGIMPMDFVNAELAELIVKTNF
- a CDS encoding 3-phosphoshikimate 1-carboxyvinyltransferase codes for the protein MKKLEKSTLIGNKTVQISGSKSISNRLLILESLFSNIKIGNLSNSQDTQLLKKALSEVKEVVDIHHAGTAMRFLTSYYSIQEGKTTILTGSGRMKERPIKNLVSALKDLGAEIEYMENEGFPPLKITGKKITQTSVNVPANISSQFITSLLLIAGKLENGLEIHLVGEVTSRSYIEMTLDILTRFGITNSFEGNTIKVEPFTPNDEASLKSYEVESDWSSASYFYSICALGRETIHLKSFYKESTQGDSAIAKIYEDFFGIKTTYSEAEHKLTLEPQPDFTFPEKIVLDMNNCPDIAQTLCVTAAALKIPFEISGLGTLRVKETDRLQALYNELKKLGTETKITDLTIESVSFGEPEAHISIKTYQDHRMAMSFAPYCLIGKLTIEDEEVVEKSYPMFWEDLADIMTK